TATTTTTCCAACGGGCTTCGAGTGCGGCGTAATCAATGGCAAAATACAGCCAGGACAGACCGTTGCTATCGTCGGTGCCGGCCCCATTGGTCTTGCCACACTGTTGACCGCCAAACTTTATTCTCCGTCCGAAATCATTTTAATCGACATGGATGAGCATCGTCTTGACGTGGCTAAACAATTAGGCGCCACCCATACCCTTAACAGTCAAAGCGATAACATCATTGAAAAAGTGATGGAACTGACGGAAGGGATCGGCGTTGACACCGCGATTGAAGCGGTAGGGATTCCTCAGACCTTTGAGCTTTGCGAAGCGCTGGTCGCCCCCGGCGGAATTATTGCGAATATCGGCGTCCATGGTGTCAAGGCCGATCTGCATCTCGAAACGCTGTGGTCGCATAATATCACCATCACCACCCGTCTGGTGGACACGGTTTCCACGCCCATGCTGTTAAAAGCAGTTCAATCTCAGAAAATTGACCCCTCTCCCCTCATCAGCCACCGATTTAAATTTTCAGACATAATGAAGGCTTACGACGTATTTGGACAGGCAGCGAAGACTGGCGCACTCAAGGTCATTATTGAAATGTAATCCTATTCCGAGCGTCTACCAAGCTCGGAATTTAGGCTATAACTTGAACTAGCCCAGCGTAAATCAAGTATGCTGCTGCGGTCCTTTTCCATAACGATTTAAAGCATACTGCCCCATGCTGCTGGCAATCTCGCCTTCGGCAAAAAACACCTTTCCGAGCACGTCATTCTGCAACAGCAAGGCTTCCTCTTCATCATGGCTGCGAACCACAATTTCGATATCCGGATTGAGTGCGCGCGCGCAGGCAATCATTTTTCTCACATGCACGGTATCGGACACCACAATCATCAACATGCTGGCTCGGGCAATATGGCCCTGAATAAGCACCGAGGGCTCCGAGGCATCACCGTAAACCGCCGCGATACCCGTTTCGCGAAGGTGAGTGATGATCTCGCGGTTTTCATCCACGACCACAAACGGAATGCTATGTTCAGTCAACAAATTGGCAATTCGTTTGCCAACCCGCCCATAGCCGACCAGCACCACTTGCCCGGCGAGATACGCCTCCTGCGTCGTCTGCGGCAGTTCTGCCAAGGGATCATTCCCCCGCTCAAACAGCGCCAGAAGCGTTGGATGCGATTTCACCCAGTCATGCACGGGATTAATCAGCCTGAAAATCAACGGGTTCAGCGCAATTGAGATGATAGCGCCCGCGAGAATAAAATGCCGCCCTTCTTCCGGAAGCATGCCGAACCGTATTCCCAACTCAGCCAGAATAAAAGAAAACTCCCCAATTTGCGCAAGACTCGCTGAAACAATCAAAGCCGACCGCAGGGGATAACGAAAAGCAAGAACCAAAATGAATGCAGCGATGGATTTACCGACCACAATGATAGTCACCACCGACAAGACCTGCAGTGGCTGCTCAAATAACACCATTGGATTAAACAGCATCCCCACAGACACAAAAAACAGCACCGCAAACGCATCGCGTAACGGCAGTGATTCTTCGGCCGCCCGATGACTGTAGGAAGACTCCCTGAGAATCATGCCTGCAAAAAAAGCGCCGAGTGCAAAGGAGACGCCAAACAGCTGGGCCGCCCCATAGGCAATGCTTACCGCTGCAGTAATGACGCATAACGTAAACAGTTCACGTGAGCCAGTCCGAGCCACATGCCAGAGCAGTTTGGGCAACAACCGCCGTCCTACCACAAACATCAGGATAATAAAACTGAACACTTTAAGCAGTGTCAAGCTCAGGGCAATCCATAACGGCTGCTGTTGTATATCCGCTGCCACCTTATCCCCCAAACTGTGAGACAGGGAGGGCAACAGCACCAACACAATCACCATGGCCAAATCTTCAACCAAAAGCCAGCCGACGGCAATGTGACCATTAATCGTGTCCAGAGCGTCCCGTTCTTCCAGGGCGCGCAGTAAAACCACGGTACTCGCCACCGAGAGGGATAGGCCAAAAATCAGGGCGCTGCCATAATCCCAGCCCCAAAAGAGGGCAAGCCCGCCGCCAAGCAGAGTAGCCGCAATCATCTGCACAACCGCCCCGGGAATGGCAATGGTGCGGACCCGTTTTAAATCGTCCAGGGAAAAATGCAGGCCAACACCGAACATCAGCAACATGATGCCGATTTCAGCAAGTTCCTGAGCAATTTTCACATCCGCGAACAACCCGGGCGTAAACGGACCGATGATGACCCCGGCTAGCAAATACCCCACAAGCGCCGGGATTTTAAAACGCACCGCAATAAATCCCATGATGAGTGCCAGGGCAAACCCCAGAGCCACGGTAGTAATCAAGGGAAGCGAATGGTGCATTTTGACTTTCCTTATTATGAAGGGAATAGTGCCAGAGGCGTCTTTATTTAATGGTAGCCAACAGAACAAGAGAGGGGAAGTCCGCGCACTAAATAGTTATTTTTAAATCAATTTGTTTTACTATTGTCTATTAACGTTTATAATCTAAACCTGGGGCAACGATCGTGGAGATCAAAAACTACCTCACGGAATGCCAGGGAAGAGCCAACCTCGTCATTCAAAGCTACTTACCCTCCATCACATCCTACCCCCCGCATTGCATGAAGCGATGGCTTATTCTGTATTAAATGGGGGAAAGCGCATACGTGCCGCGTTTGTGTATTCCATCGGTAAACTGTTTCATGCCGAGGAGACCTTACTGGATGGATTGGCCGCTGTCATTGAAATGATTCATGCCTTTTTGCTCATCCATGATGATCTGCCCGCACTGGACAATGATAATTT
This Legionella sp. MW5194 DNA region includes the following protein-coding sequences:
- a CDS encoding polyprenyl synthetase family protein codes for the protein MAYSVLNGGKRIRAAFVYSIGKLFHAEETLLDGLAAVIEMIHAFLLIHDDLPALDNDNLRRGKPTCHKVYGEAVAILTGDALHTLV
- the ybaL gene encoding YbaL family putative K(+) efflux transporter, coding for MHHSLPLITTVALGFALALIMGFIAVRFKIPALVGYLLAGVIIGPFTPGLFADVKIAQELAEIGIMLLMFGVGLHFSLDDLKRVRTIAIPGAVVQMIAATLLGGGLALFWGWDYGSALIFGLSLSVASTVVLLRALEERDALDTINGHIAVGWLLVEDLAMVIVLVLLPSLSHSLGDKVAADIQQQPLWIALSLTLLKVFSFIILMFVVGRRLLPKLLWHVARTGSRELFTLCVITAAVSIAYGAAQLFGVSFALGAFFAGMILRESSYSHRAAEESLPLRDAFAVLFFVSVGMLFNPMVLFEQPLQVLSVVTIIVVGKSIAAFILVLAFRYPLRSALIVSASLAQIGEFSFILAELGIRFGMLPEEGRHFILAGAIISIALNPLIFRLINPVHDWVKSHPTLLALFERGNDPLAELPQTTQEAYLAGQVVLVGYGRVGKRIANLLTEHSIPFVVVDENREIITHLRETGIAAVYGDASEPSVLIQGHIARASMLMIVVSDTVHVRKMIACARALNPDIEIVVRSHDEEEALLLQNDVLGKVFFAEGEIASSMGQYALNRYGKGPQQHT
- a CDS encoding zinc-dependent alcohol dehydrogenase family protein — its product is MKALVYQGPGKKEVVERPKPTITHPGDAIVKITKTTICGTDLHILKGDVPTCTPGRIIGHEGVGVVDEIGTAVTHLRKGDAVLISCISSCGTCRNCRKGMYSHCLTGGWVLGHTLDGTQADYVRIPHADTSLYKIPANLAEEALVMLSDIFPTGFECGVINGKIQPGQTVAIVGAGPIGLATLLTAKLYSPSEIILIDMDEHRLDVAKQLGATHTLNSQSDNIIEKVMELTEGIGVDTAIEAVGIPQTFELCEALVAPGGIIANIGVHGVKADLHLETLWSHNITITTRLVDTVSTPMLLKAVQSQKIDPSPLISHRFKFSDIMKAYDVFGQAAKTGALKVIIEM